The following coding sequences lie in one Sorghum bicolor cultivar BTx623 chromosome 6, Sorghum_bicolor_NCBIv3, whole genome shotgun sequence genomic window:
- the LOC8085867 gene encoding probable protein arginine N-methyltransferase 6.1, with product MLPSHLNGHSALGRGRPRLSAAAASGDFAAAGIGAAAPLEEHDRIYFQSYSHLGIHEAMIKDRVRTDAYHTAIMRHQKFVEGKVVLDVGCGTGILSVFCARAGAKRVYAIEASEIAVQAREIVKANNLTDQVVVIHGRVEDVDLEEKVDVIISEWMGYMLLYESMLPSVLFARDKWLKPGGLILPSHATLFMAPITNPERYESSVDFWRDVYGINMSALVPLAKKFTSEEPSIETIGGENVISWPAVFKHIDCYNFTAEEFKSITTKYKVSSMMLAPIHGFGFWFEVEFNGPAESSHNFPSNLDPLEIIQKKRRRSSEDAVLSTAPEDEPTHWQQTILYFPDPIEVKQDQIIEGSVTVSQSEENPRFLNIHLECTTGGQTLVKDCAMR from the exons ATGCTGCCGTCGCACCTCAACGGGCACTCCGCCCTCGGTCGCGGCCGCCCGCgcctctccgccgccgccgcctccggggATTTCGCGGCAGCGGGGATAGGGGCGGCGGCTCCGCTGGAGGAGCACGACCGCATCTACTTCCAGTCTTACTCCCACCTCGGCATCCACGAGGCTATGATCAAG GATCGCGTCAGGACTGATGCTTACCACACAGCTATCATGCGCCACCAGAAATTTGTCGAGGGGAAG GTTGTGCTGGATGTGGGGTGTGGGACTGGAATACTCTCTGTGTTCTGTGCTCGTGCTGGTGCAAAGCGA GTGTATGCTATTGAAGCTAGTGAAATTGCTGTCCAG GCTCGTGAAATCGTAAAAGCAAACAACCTAACTGATCAGGTTGTAGTCATCCATGGACGTGTCGAG GATGTTGACCTTGAGGAGAAGGTTGATGTGATAATATCAGAATGGATGGGCTATATGCTTCTCTATGAG AGTATGCTGCCAAGCGTCCTATTTGCAAGAGATAAATGGCTTAAGCCTGGGGGTCTTATTCTTCCTTCTCATGCTACG CTCTTCATGGCTCCCATAACAAATCCCGAGAGATATGAAAGCAGTGTTGATTTCTGGCGTGATGTCTATGGCATAAACA TGTCTGCTCTTGTGCCACTTGCCAAAAAGTTTACATCTGAGGAACCTTCCATTGAAACAATTGGTGGAGAGAATGTTATAAGTTGGCCAGCTGTG TTCAAGCACATCGATTGCTATAATTTTACAGCTGAGGAATTCAAATCTATTACCACAAAATACAAAGTTTCATCAATGATGTTAG CTCCTATTCATGGCTTTGGTTTCTGGTTTGAGGTGGAGTTCAATGGGCCTGCAGAGTCCTCTCATAATTTTCCTTCCAATTTGGATCCACTTGAGATTATTCAGAAGAAAAGGAGACGATCATCAGAAGATGCAGTTTTGTCCACAGCCCCCGAGGATGAGCCAACTCATTGGCAACAG ACTATTTTGTATTTCCCAGATCCTATAGAGGTGAAGCAGGACCAAATTATAGAAGGTTCTGTAACAGTGTCCCAGAGCGAGGAGAACCCACGTTTTCTGAATATTCATCTAGAGTGCAC CACAGGAGGACAGACATTGGTAAAGGACTGCGCCATGCGAtga